One Nicotiana tomentosiformis chromosome 4, ASM39032v3, whole genome shotgun sequence genomic window carries:
- the LOC138910322 gene encoding uncharacterized protein produces MVRAVASEEGQLRFARFKRYNPPTFSGLASESAEGFLEECHNILRTIDIVETSGVTFTTFQLKGAAYQWWQAYEMGSPAELASLTWVQCSLMFLREFVPQSRQDAWRTEFEQLRQGTMSV; encoded by the coding sequence ATGGTCAGAGCAGTAGCATCCGAGGAAGGGCAGCTTAGATTTGCAAGGTTCAAGAGGTATAaccctcctacatttagtggtttggcttcagagagtgcagagggttttctggaggagtgccatAACATCCTCCGCACTATTGATATTGTTGAAACAAGTGGGGTtactttcactacatttcagcttaagggagcggcttatcagtggtggcaggcatatgagatgggtagcccagccgagttagcttcacttacatgggttcagtgtTCAttgatgttcttgagagagtttgtacctcagtcccgtcAAGATGCATGGcgtacagagtttgagcagctgcgccaaggcactatgtcagtgtag